In the Candidatus Deferrimicrobium sp. genome, GTCCGGTGGACGTCTTCCGGAGCTGGCTGCGCACGGCGAGCGAGATGACTGCGGCGAAAAAGACCGCCGACAGGGCGACCATGGTGATCAGCACTGTCCAGGAAACCCGCAGGAACGGATCGGCGCTCTCCCGGAAGAGCATCAGGCTGCCCAGGACCATCGCGACGATCCCGCCGATGGCCAACGCCCCGTGCGACTGGATCTTCAACTCGAGGAAGAAGAGGATGACGGAGAGGAGGATCAACAGGAAGCCGGCATAGTTCGCCGAGAGGGTCTGCAGAGAGTAGAAGCCCAGGAGAAGCGAGATCCCCCCCACCACGCCGGGAAACACCGCGCCGGGGGAGGCCAGCTCGAAGTAGATCCCATAGACCCCGATCATCATCAGGATGTATGCGATGTTGGGGTCCGCCAGGGCGGAAAGGACACGATGGCGAAGACCCATGGGCACGCGGGTCACCGGCACCCCCTTCGTCCGCAGGATCACCGTCTCGTCGCCCTTCCGGATCTCCCTCCCGTCGATCCGTGCGAGCAGGTCGGGAAGGGACGAGGCGACGAGGTCGACGACCTTCCGGTCGAGGGCGTCCTTTTCCGAGAGGGAGGCGCTCTGCCGCACGGCGCTCTCCGCCCAGTCGACGTTTCGCCCTCGGCCCGCGGCCAGCGAGCGCGCGTAGGCCGCGGCGTCGTTTTCCACCTTCCGCGACATCGTGTTGTCCATCGTGCCGCCACCCATGCTGACGGGGTGGGCCGCTCCGATGTTGGTCCCGGGAGACATGGCCGCCACATCGGCCGCCAGCGTGATCAGCACCCCGGCGGACGCCGCCCGCGCCCCCTGCGGGGAGACATACACCGCTACGGGGACCCGGCTCTTGAGGATCGCCTGCACCATCTGCCGCATCGCGGAATCGAGCCCGCCCGGCGTGTCCAGCTCGATCACGAGGAGCGCCGCATCCTCTTCGGCCGCCCGCTCGAGGACCTCGGCGAGGTAATCCGCCGTGACAGGGCCGATCGGGGCGGCGATGGTGGCGACGAGCACCCCCTTCGCCGCCGGGGCGGCGGGAAGGGCGGACCCCGAAAGAGCGATGAGAAGCGCGATCGTGGAGATCAGGAGGCGGCGAACGAAATAGGTCATGGCAGTCGTTTCCTGTAGACGGCGAATTTCAGGTATTCGGTCTCGGGAACGGAGAGAAGCACCGGGTGATCGGGCGGTTGCCCTCCCCACGCGATCCTCTCGAGGTCGGCGCCGGCGTCGGCCGCCGCGTCCCGTAGCGCCTCGACCCATTGTGCCCCATCGACCAGCTGCGTGCAGGACGAGGTGGCGAGATAGCCCCCGGGAGAGAGGACCGATAGTCCCATCCGGTTGATGTCCCGGTATCCGCGCAGCGCCCCCTCCCTCCCCTCGCGGGACTTGGCGAACGACGGCGGGTCGAGAATCACCAGGGCAAACCGCCGCCCGACGTCCCTCAAGTTCCGAAGCGCCTGGAAGAGATCCTCCGCCTCTCCCTCCCACTGTCCGGAAACACCGTTCAACGCGGCGTTTGCCCGCGCTGTCTCGACGGCCGCCCGCGAGGAATCGATGGCAAGGACGCTCTTCGCCCCCCCGGCGAGAGCATACAGCCCGAACCCTCCCGCGGCGCAGAATCCGTCGAGCACCGACTTTCCCTCCGCCAGGCCCCGGACGATGCCGCGATTCCTTCGCTGGTCGAGGAAGAAGCCCGTCTTGGGCCCCGTCTCCACATCCACGATAAACCGGACCCCGTCCGTCTCGATCTCTTCCCGGGTCGGCCCCTCGCCGCGGGCCTGCCCCTTCCGCTCCGGCAGACCCTCATGGCGGCGTCCCCCGCCTTCGGATCGCTCATAGATCAGACGGGGCCGGAAGCGACGCTCGAGGACGTCCAGGAGAAGATCCCGAACGATCTCCATCCCCGCCGTCAGGATCTGCACCGAGAGGACATCGCCGTACCTGTCCGCGATCACCCCGGGGAGGAAATCCCCCTCGGAGTAGAGGATCCGCAGGACGCGTTCCCCTCCCATCCCCGCCTCGGCGCGCCGCGCGGACGCCTCCCGCAGGCGGTCTTCGAGGAACCCCTCCGTCGGCAGGACATCCGCCCGGGAAACCCGTCGAAGGGCGATCCGGGACCCGAGGTTGATCGTCGCCGTCCCGAGAGGCTCCCCCGATCGCGAGCGCACCCAAGTCCACTGCCCCGGCAAGAGTCCCTCCGGCACCTCGCGCAGGTCGTCCCCGAACACCCACGGGTGGCCGGAGCGCAGCCGTTCCTCGCCTTTCCGGCTGACCCGGACCTCGCGAAGGGGATCCGTCATTTCGCGGGAGGCAGGCGGAGACGCGAAGCGAGCGCATCGAAGTCCTCGAACACTTCCGTCTCCCGGGCGGCGTCCCGGAGGATGAAGGCGGGGTGATACGTGGGAAGCACGGGTATGCCGTCCCTTTCCCTCCACTTCCCCCGCTCCCGGGTAATCTTCCCCTCCACTCCCAACAGGAAATTCAGAGCGGTTGCGCCGAGCGTGCAGATGATTTCGGGCCGGATCGCGCGAATCTGGCGTAACAGGTAGGGAAGGCACACCTTTGCCTCGTCGGGGAAGGGGGCGCGGTTCCCCGGCGGGCGGCACTTCACGATGTTCGCGATGTAGACGTCCTCCCGCCGAAGACCAATCCGCGCGATCCACCGATCGAGCCGCTTCCCGGCGGCCCCGACGAACGGCTCGCCGCGGCGATCCTCCTCGGACCCGGGTCCCTCGCCGACGAACATCAGCCGTGCACGGGGGTTCCCCACTCCGAAGACGACCGTGCTGCGTCCCGTGCAAAGCGGGCATCGGCGACATTCCGTCAGCTCCTTCCGAATGTCCTCGAGGGTCTCCTCGCGCGCGGTCGGCCGGAGAACGTAGTCCACACCGACCTCCCGAAGCCA is a window encoding:
- a CDS encoding class I SAM-dependent rRNA methyltransferase → MTDPLREVRVSRKGEERLRSGHPWVFGDDLREVPEGLLPGQWTWVRSRSGEPLGTATINLGSRIALRRVSRADVLPTEGFLEDRLREASARRAEAGMGGERVLRILYSEGDFLPGVIADRYGDVLSVQILTAGMEIVRDLLLDVLERRFRPRLIYERSEGGGRRHEGLPERKGQARGEGPTREEIETDGVRFIVDVETGPKTGFFLDQRRNRGIVRGLAEGKSVLDGFCAAGGFGLYALAGGAKSVLAIDSSRAAVETARANAALNGVSGQWEGEAEDLFQALRNLRDVGRRFALVILDPPSFAKSREGREGALRGYRDINRMGLSVLSPGGYLATSSCTQLVDGAQWVEALRDAAADAGADLERIAWGGQPPDHPVLLSVPETEYLKFAVYRKRLP
- a CDS encoding uracil-DNA glycosylase: MSGTVSRRIVAAWLREVGVDYVLRPTAREETLEDIRKELTECRRCPLCTGRSTVVFGVGNPRARLMFVGEGPGSEEDRRGEPFVGAAGKRLDRWIARIGLRREDVYIANIVKCRPPGNRAPFPDEAKVCLPYLLRQIRAIRPEIICTLGATALNFLLGVEGKITRERGKWRERDGIPVLPTYHPAFILRDAARETEVFEDFDALASRLRLPPAK
- a CDS encoding nodulation protein NfeD, with amino-acid sequence MTYFVRRLLISTIALLIALSGSALPAAPAAKGVLVATIAAPIGPVTADYLAEVLERAAEEDAALLVIELDTPGGLDSAMRQMVQAILKSRVPVAVYVSPQGARAASAGVLITLAADVAAMSPGTNIGAAHPVSMGGGTMDNTMSRKVENDAAAYARSLAAGRGRNVDWAESAVRQSASLSEKDALDRKVVDLVASSLPDLLARIDGREIRKGDETVILRTKGVPVTRVPMGLRHRVLSALADPNIAYILMMIGVYGIYFELASPGAVFPGVVGGISLLLGFYSLQTLSANYAGFLLILLSVILFFLELKIQSHGALAIGGIVAMVLGSLMLFRESADPFLRVSWTVLITMVALSAVFFAAVISLAVRSQLRKTSTGPEGMVGEIGEAVTDIDRMGKVRVVGELWDARSDRPVRKGERVIVKALDGMTLVVEKKDR